The genomic interval GCTTGCCGGCATGTCCGGCGGGTTTTTCGTGGTGCGAACGGCGTGGGCCGGGCTCGTCTGGAAGACGCCCTTCGTCACCATGCGCCCCGGCGACCCGTGCCTGGAGTACTACCGGGAGGGGGCGCCGGCAGTCTACCTGCGCCTGATGGGGCGGGGCGGGGATCTTCGAGGCTGGTACGTGGACTTCACCGAGGGCGTACGGCAGGCATCGGGGGAATGGGCGTATCGGGACCTGGTGCTGGACGCGTTCGTGCGCCCGGGCGGGCAGGTGCTGCTCCTGGACGTGGACGAGTTCGTGCAGTGGGTCCAGGGCGAGGCCGCCCCGGCAGAGGTGCGCCAGGTGGTTGCGGGGCTATCCGACCTGACCCGCCGCCTGAGCGGCGCTCTTCCGCCCTTTGCTAAACGGGGCAGTACTAGCCTGCGAGCAGGAAACGCTCGAAGAAGTCCGCCGTGAGGCGGTACGCCCGCTGCAGATTGGCCCGCCGGGTGAAGCCGTGGCCTTCGTCTTCGAAGACCACGTACTCCACCGTGCGGCCGAGCTGCCGCAGGCGCTCCACCATCTGGTCGGATTCGGCCTTTACCACTCGCGGGTCGTTGTGGCCCTGGATGACGAGAAGCGGCGCCCGCACCTGGTCCACGTACGTGATGGGTGACCGTTGCAGGAGAAACTCCCGGTCCTCGTCGGGGTCGCCGACCCACTCTTTCATGAAGCGCCGCCACGTCGGCGGCACACTCTTTGCAAACGTGACCAGGTTGCTCGGGCCGACGATGTCCACCGCCGCGGCCCAGTACTGGGGAAGCCGTGTCACCGCCGACAGGGTGGCAAACCCGCCGAAGCTGCCCCCATAGACTCCAAGCCGGCTCCCGTCCACCCAGACAAGGCCCTGCAGGTAGCGGGCGGCGGCCTCGATGTCCTTGAGTTCGGCGCCGCCCCAGTCCCGGTGGATCAGGCGCTGGTAGGTGATCCCGTATCCGGACGAGCCTCGTATGTTGGGCGCCATCACCCCGATGCCACGGTTCAGGAGGTACTGGTAGAGCGGGTGATAGGTGGGCCGCTCCTGCGCCTCCGGGCCGCCGTGGATGGAGAGCACCACGGGCGCGGGGTTGCCCGGGCCGGCGCCGGCCGGGCGGTAGAGCCACGCCGGGATCCTCCGCCCGTCGAACGTGGGGTACCCGATCAGTTCTGGAACCACCAGATCCTCGTCCGGGATCCCGCCCAGCATGCTGGAGGTCAGGCGAAACAGGCGGCCGTCGGCCATTCGCAGCGTGTAAAGCTCGCCGGATCGCCGGGGCGTGGCCACCATCAGGGCCAGGTACCGGCCGCCGGGCGAAAAGCGAAGGGCCCCGACGACCCCTTCGGGCACGGGAAGCTCGCTTCTCACCCGCCCGGAGGGCAGCTCGAGCAGGCGCACCCGGCTGTAGCCGCCTTCGTTGACCACCACCGCAGCCGTCTCGCCGTCCGGGTTGATGTCGGCACCCTCCACGTCCCAATCCGGGGTGTAGATCCATTCAAGCTCCCCGGGTGCGCCAGGCCTGGCGAGCGCAAGCCCCGTAAACTCCCGGCCCCGGTTGGTCGCCAGCAAGAACGCCGACCCGTCAGGCAGCCAGGGCCCCGGAAGGTGGATGACCTGGCCTTCGTGGGGCGTCACGTTGTGGTAGGCGCCGGTTCGTACGTCCAGCACGTAGACGTCCTGGTCGGTGTTGGACCGAGCGGCGACTACCGTCATCCGCTGCCCGTCAGGGGCCCAGAAGGCGGGCTCCAGGTACTCGCCGGTCGAGAGGACGCGCCGCACTTCGCCGTCCGGCAGCTCCCGGACCATCACGTCCACGTCCGTGGGGCTGTGCTCGTTGCCGCCGTACGCCAGAAGCGAGCCGTCCGGGGAGATGGCGCCCGGCCCAATCTCGTAACGGACATCCTCCCGGGGCGTGAGCAGCACCGGCCACCCGCCCGCGGCGGGCAGTGCGAACAGCTGCCAGAACTCGGTGCCGTTCCTGTCGGCCAGGAAAACGACCCGGTCACTGTTGGGTGAAGCCGCAACGATGCGCACCGTGCGGTCCTCGAAGACCGTCAGCTGGTCGGGCCAGCCTCCTTCGACGGGCACCCTCCACAGATTGAACTGCCCCGAGATGTCCGAGGAGAAGTAGACGAAGCGCCCGTCGGGGCTGAACGCCAGGGTCGGCTGATGGCGCCGGATCGCGAAGAACTGCTCGAACTCATGTCTTGGGCGCGCTCGCTCCTGAGTGTGCTGCACGGGTCATGCCCTCCTCCTTGTGGCGAGAGCCACGTTGTCCGCCGGACGTGGGTACGCTGACGAGTACCACGGCCGTCACGATCAGAGCCGCCCCCACCGCCTGTGCCGGCGCCAGGTGTTCGCCCAGCACAAGAGCCGCCAGGGCGAGGGCCGTGACCGGCTCGGCTGCCGACAGGACCGACGCGACCGTCGGCCCGACCCTGGCCATGCCCGCCAGGAAGGCCGTCACCGCGTACACCGTGGAGACGAGCCCGAGGGTCACGGCGGCCGCCCAGCCCGGGGCCCGGATGGCGGTGAAGCTGTCTCCCGCGATCAGGACGGCGGCAAGCGAGGAGAAAAGTGCCCCCGCGCTCACCCGCCGCGCCAGGTCGCTTGTGCCCAGCCGGGCCTGCACCGAATGGCTCAGCAAGATATACCCCGCGTACGAGGCCGCGGCGGCCAGCGCAAGCACCACCCCCCGCCCGTCGAGGTCCCGGAGGCTGGCGCCGGCTACCAGCGCGCTGCCGGCAACCGCTGCCGCCACCGCCGCGCCCTGGGCTTTACCGGGAGCATAACGGTGGATCCCCGCCGATCCGGCTGCCACCAGGGCCGGGTAGGTATAGAAAAGCAGGGCCGCCACGCTGGCCGGCACGAATTGCAGCGCGGCAAAAAACCCCATGGCCGTCCCCGCGTACAAAGCAGCGCCCAAAAGCAGCCCGGCTACCCGGTCACGCCGCAGAGTGCCGCCGCTCCGGGCGGGACCCCTTGCGGCGGCCACCCTGGAAACAACGGCCAGCGCTGCCCAGGCCACAGCGAACCGGGCTGCCAGCAGGGTGAACGCTGTCGCACCGTATGCGTAGGCGACGCGGGCCAGTGCCGGCATCGCTCCGAACGCGACGGCCGAGCTGAGCACCAGCAGCACGCCGGCCGCAAAGCGTGCCGCAGAACGCGCCTCCGCCGCAGCGGGCTCGTGGGGGCCTGCAGGGGCGGCGGACGGTGCGAGCGGCGCAGAGCCTACAGGCTCTCGAGCGCGAGCGGCGTCCATTCCAGCAGTGTGAAGCGGCGGGCGCCCCCGCTTATGACGGGATCTTCCAGGACGAGCTTTCGCGCCTCCTCCATGGAGCGCACGCGATAGATAACCATGCCGCCGCTGCCGTCTGCAAAGGGCCCGGCCATCACCACCCGGCCCTCACGGTGCAGCCGGGCCAGGTACTCCAGGTGGGCCGGGCGAAGCTGAGTGTTGGCCTCCTTGTCCACGATCCACAGAAGCGCCACCGCGTGCACCTGGAAATGCAGCCTCCCTCCGGACGGGCGGTCAGGTCGCGCACGCTTGTTCCTGGCCGCGCGGCAGGTGGATGCGGCACACGGCGCCGCCTTCCGGGGCGTTGCCCACTTCCACCCGCCCGCCGTGAACCCCCTCCACGATCTCCCGCACGATGAGAAGACCCCAGCCCGTGTTGCCCGGCCCCTTGGTGGTCACCGGCTCTCGCAGGATCCGGCCGAGAAGCTCGGGGGCAAACCCGGGGCCGCTGTCCTGTACCGTCAATTCGGCCCAGGACCCTGTCGCGCCTTCCCCTGCGACCTTCACCGTTACCCGGCCGCCGGGGGGCGTCGCCTCAATGGCGTTTACCAGCACATTGGTAAGGGCCAGCGCCAGGAGGGTCTCATCCCCGCTAACCCGGACCGGGCCCCCGGTGGGGGCGCCCGCCCAGACAGCCTGCACCCCGGTCTGCTCGAAGCGCGGCGACAGCACCTCCAGCAGGCCTTCCGAAAGGTGAACCAGGTCCACTGGCTTCATCTGCACCGCCCCGGGCAGTTGGGCCACCTCCGTCACATCGGCCAGGCGAACGGCCGAGTCGATGGCCCCCAGTGCCCGCTGCAGGTACCGCACCCCGGGGTCGTCGCGGCAGTGCTGCATGGCAAGCTGGAGGGCCGCCCGGGCCAGGGCCAGTTCGTTCTTGAGATGATGGCCGAACCGGGCAGCGGCTGCCGCCAGTGGCGACGTGTACATGGCAGCCTGGGGCACCTCCGCTTCACTTACGGAGTAGATCCAAGCACCAGCTCGTCGTCGAGGGCGGCCTCCCCGCACGCCTGCCGGAAGGCCTCCATGAACCCCTGGAGTGTCATGCGGCGGCGCTGGTTGCCCCGCAGGTCGAGGACGATGCGCCCCTGATGCATCAGCAGCGTACGGTCTCCGAGGCTCAGCGCGTGTTTCAGGTTGTGGGTCACCATCAACGTGGTGAGCCGGGAGGCGGCCACGAGCTCCCGCGTGAGTTCGAGGACCGTCTCGGCGGCCTGGGGATCCAGGGCGGCCGTGTGCTCGTCCAGCAGCAACAGCCGGGTTCCTCGGTGCATGGTGGCCATCAGGATGGCGAGGGCCTGCCGCTGGCCACCGGAGAGGTGGTTCACGGGGGTCTGGAGTCGCCGCTCCAGGCCCATTCCCAGCCGCGCCAGGGCCGCGGCGATCTCCCTTCGCCTGCTCGCCTGCAGGGCGAGGGCGAGACCGCGGCGGCTGCCGCGGGTCATGGCGAGCACCATGTTCTCCTCCACGGTGAGCGTCCCCGCCGTGCCGGCCCGGGGGTCCTGGAAGACCCGCCCGATGAAGGCCGAGCGGCGGTACTCCGGCCAGTCGGTCACGTCGCGGCCGTCGATGACGACGCGTCCCGAGTCGGGCAAAAGCGAACCCGCCACGACGTTGAGAAGGGTGGTCTTCCCGGCGCCGTTGCTGCCGACGAGCGTGGCAAACTCGCCTTCGGTGAGGTGCAGCGAAACGCCGGCAAGCGCCGGGCGGGTGTCCGGCGATGTGTCGTGGAAGGCCTTTTGGACCTGAACCAGTCGCAGCATGTCTGCACCGCCGCCACCATTCTCAAGGCCCAGGGCCTTTGCGCCCGTCCGGATGCGCGTGGTGCACCGCCGCAGGCCATGCCGGGCGCCGGGGCAGGGGAAACGGAAGACGAAGGTGGCGCATCCGCCGGGATCCCGGAAGGGCCGGCAGCGCCAGCGCCGGGACGACGAGAAGCGCCGTGGCGAGCTTCAGGTCCCCGGGAGCGAGCCCGAGTTCGAGCGCCCCCGCGATAGAGGCCCGATACGCCAGGCTTCCGACCACGGCAGCCGCGAGCGCCGCGTGAAGCCGCCGGGGCCGCAGGATCGCCTCGCCCAGGATGACGGACGCAAGGCCTGCCACGATGGTGCCGAACCCCATGTTGACGTCGGCAAACCCCTGATATTGTGCCGTCAGCGCGCCGGAGAGCGCCACCATCCCGTTGGAAATCGAAAGTCCCAACGTCTTGGCCGACCCGGCCTCGATCCCGGCGCTTGCCACCATGCTTTCGTTGTCGCCCGTGGCGCGCAAGCTGAGCCCCACCTCGGTTCGCAAGAACCAGTACAGCACGCCCGACATGCCCGCGGCCACCGCCAGGAAGAGGACGAGCGCCGGCGCCTGCGTGCCGACGGGGGTCTTTTCGACGTACTGGACGAGCGTCGGCATACGAAGGAGCGGGACGTTGGGCCGTCCCATGATGCGCAGATTGATGGAGAACAGCGCCGTCATCGTGAGAATCCCGGCAAGGAGCGCCGGGATGCGCATGCGCGCGTGCAACAAGCCGGTGCAGGCCCCCGCCAGCACCCCCGCGCCGAACGCCGCCAGCGTGGCGGCCGGTGGCGCTGCCCCACCTGCGATGAGGGAGGCGGCCACCGCACCGCCCAGCGGAAAGCTCCCGTCGACGGTCAGGTCGGGCACGTTGAGCACCCGGAACGACAGGAAGACTCCCAGCACCATGATGCCGAAGAGCAGTCCCTGCTCAACGACCGCCTGAACCAGGTCGGCGCCGATCAGCGGATCACCTCCGCCGCCTGCTGCAAGAGTTCGCCTGAAACCACCACACCCATTCGAGATGCCGCCTGGAGGTTGATGATGAGGCGAGCCTCTTCCTGGAACTGGATCGGCATCTCGGCCGGCGAGCGGCCCTCCAGCACCTGTGCCGCCATCCGGCCCGTCTGCCGCCCGAGCTGGTAGTAGTCGATGGCTACGCTGGCAAGCCCGCCGCGCCGCACGCTGTCGCCTTCGCCCACGATGAGCGGCTTGCGGTAATCCTCGGCCACCTTGATGACCGACTCCAGGGCGCTCACCACGGTGTTGTCGGTGAAAACGTAGAAGGCATCCGCCCGCCGGGCGATGGACTGGGCCGCCGTCAGTACCTCGGTGCTGCTAGCGGCGCTGGCCTCCACCAGTTCAAGGCCGAGTCTGCGGGCCGCGTCGCGGGTGAGTTCGAGCTGCACCCGGGAGTTCACCTCGCCGGCGTTGTAAACCACGCCCACGCGCCTGGCCGAGGGAGCGAGTCTCTTGAGGAGCTCCAGCTGGGCGGCCACCGGCGTCATGTCCGAGGTGCCCGTCACGTTGGTACCGGGGCGCTGCAGGCTCTCCACCAGGCGCGCCGCCACGGGGTCGGTGACAGCCGTGATGAGGATGGGTATGGTGCGGGTGGCCTGCGCCGCGGCCTGGGCGGTGGGCGTGGCGATGGCCAGGATCATGTCCACCTGGTCGGCCACGAACCGCCGGGCGATGGTCTGTGCGATCGCGAGATCGCCCTGGGCGCTTTGCACCGCGTACCGGACGTTCTGGCCCTCCCGGTAACCCAGTTCCGCGAGGGCATCCTGAAAGCCGCGGCGGGCCGCGTCCAGGGAGGGGTGCTCGACGATCTGCATGATGCCGATGTGGTACGTCTTGCCTGGAGCGGGCGCCGCGAAGGTGCCGGCGGCCATCGTAACGAGGAGCATGAGGACGGCAAACGCCATCGAGGCCGGCCGCTTGCGCATGAAAAACACCTCTCCTCCTCCCCGGTAGGCCGGGGCCGGCGCTCTTTTGGGTGTCACACCTCCGGCTCGGGCCCCGGGTTTCGTTTTGGACAGCATGAATTTACAGTCCCGGCGGGAAATCCTTCTTGGAAGATGTCGAGTGGCCTTTCCAGCGTTTCGCTTTGTGCAGGGAACCGTCGCGGCGCTGACGGCAGCGCGCATGGTGCACGCGCTGCGAGCGGCCCGGCATGAACTCCTCGCGTGGCGCCATCGCGCCGGCTGCATCCCCGACCCCGAGGTGCGCCGGCAGGCCCTGGGCAGCATCGACCACAAGGCGTTTCACAGCCTGGGGGCCTCCATGTTCGCGGCCGCCGTGCCGGCGCGCCGGGCGGCCGGAATGGTGCGTTTTTGCGTGGCCTACCAGACCCTGAGCGACTTCCTGGATAACCTTTGTGACCGCAGCCGCCCCCTGGACGCCTTCATGCGGCGCGCCTTGCACGAGGCCCTGGTAGTGGCCCTGGATCCGAAGGGGCCGGAAGTGCCCGTACGGCTTTACCGCCGGCGCTTCGACGACGGCGGCTACATGGCCGAACTCGTCGGCACCTGCCAGAGGAGCGCGGGGGAGCTTGTGCGAGAAGAGCGCACGGTGCAACTCCTACGGCCCCTTGCGCGGCTGTATGCCCAGATGCAGTCGCGCAAGCACTCCCCGCCCGGCGGGCGGCGAGCCCGGATGGTGCGCTGGGCTGCACGGATCCCCGAAGGCGGCCCCCTCGCCTGGTGGGAGATCGCTGCGGCCGCCGGTTCCACTCTGGGCGTCTTTGCGGTGCTCGCGGCCGATGCCCGGGGCTGCTCGTGGCGGGAGCGCCGGCAGACCCGATCGGCCTACTTCCCGTGGATCTCGGCGCTGCATATCCTCCTCGACTACACCATCGACCAGGCCGAGGACGCACGCGCGGGCGAACTCAACTTCGCGGCATGCTACCCAAAACAGGCCGCCGGGGAGCGGCGGCTCTTGTGGCTGTTCCGGCGGTGCCTGACCGTGTCGCGCAGCCTCTGGGCGCCCGAGTTTCACCGCCTGGTGGTGGTGGGGCTGCCGGCCCTCTACCTCACCGATCCCAAGGCCGGCCCGTACCGGGACCTGCGGCGGGCCGTGGAGGCGGAGGACCGGTGGGCGGCACGGGTGCGCCCCTTCATCGAGCTGTGGCGCCACCGCCGCTCCCCGGCGCCCCCGCAGGTGCGGCCCTTCACGCT from Bacillota bacterium carries:
- a CDS encoding ABC transporter substrate-binding protein, which translates into the protein MRKRPASMAFAVLMLLVTMAAGTFAAPAPGKTYHIGIMQIVEHPSLDAARRGFQDALAELGYREGQNVRYAVQSAQGDLAIAQTIARRFVADQVDMILAIATPTAQAAAQATRTIPILITAVTDPVAARLVESLQRPGTNVTGTSDMTPVAAQLELLKRLAPSARRVGVVYNAGEVNSRVQLELTRDAARRLGLELVEASAASSTEVLTAAQSIARRADAFYVFTDNTVVSALESVIKVAEDYRKPLIVGEGDSVRRGGLASVAIDYYQLGRQTGRMAAQVLEGRSPAEMPIQFQEEARLIINLQAASRMGVVVSGELLQQAAEVIR
- a CDS encoding DUF402 domain-containing protein encodes the protein MPGRKARTVWIAKQRSDGSLRIRYPGELAGMSGGFFVVRTAWAGLVWKTPFVTMRPGDPCLEYYREGAPAVYLRLMGRGGDLRGWYVDFTEGVRQASGEWAYRDLVLDAFVRPGGQVLLLDVDEFVQWVQGEAAPAEVRQVVAGLSDLTRRLSGALPPFAKRGSTSLRAGNARRSPP
- a CDS encoding DUF2600 family protein — its product is MAFPAFRFVQGTVAALTAARMVHALRAARHELLAWRHRAGCIPDPEVRRQALGSIDHKAFHSLGASMFAAAVPARRAAGMVRFCVAYQTLSDFLDNLCDRSRPLDAFMRRALHEALVVALDPKGPEVPVRLYRRRFDDGGYMAELVGTCQRSAGELVREERTVQLLRPLARLYAQMQSRKHSPPGGRRARMVRWAARIPEGGPLAWWEIAAAAGSTLGVFAVLAADARGCSWRERRQTRSAYFPWISALHILLDYTIDQAEDARAGELNFAACYPKQAAGERRLLWLFRRCLTVSRSLWAPEFHRLVVVGLPALYLTDPKAGPYRDLRRAVEAEDRWAARVRPFIELWRHRRSPAPPQVRPFTLPDRSSGS
- a CDS encoding S9 family peptidase, with amino-acid sequence MQHTQERARPRHEFEQFFAIRRHQPTLAFSPDGRFVYFSSDISGQFNLWRVPVEGGWPDQLTVFEDRTVRIVAASPNSDRVVFLADRNGTEFWQLFALPAAGGWPVLLTPREDVRYEIGPGAISPDGSLLAYGGNEHSPTDVDVMVRELPDGEVRRVLSTGEYLEPAFWAPDGQRMTVVAARSNTDQDVYVLDVRTGAYHNVTPHEGQVIHLPGPWLPDGSAFLLATNRGREFTGLALARPGAPGELEWIYTPDWDVEGADINPDGETAAVVVNEGGYSRVRLLELPSGRVRSELPVPEGVVGALRFSPGGRYLALMVATPRRSGELYTLRMADGRLFRLTSSMLGGIPDEDLVVPELIGYPTFDGRRIPAWLYRPAGAGPGNPAPVVLSIHGGPEAQERPTYHPLYQYLLNRGIGVMAPNIRGSSGYGITYQRLIHRDWGGAELKDIEAAARYLQGLVWVDGSRLGVYGGSFGGFATLSAVTRLPQYWAAAVDIVGPSNLVTFAKSVPPTWRRFMKEWVGDPDEDREFLLQRSPITYVDQVRAPLLVIQGHNDPRVVKAESDQMVERLRQLGRTVEYVVFEDEGHGFTRRANLQRAYRLTADFFERFLLAG
- a CDS encoding YciI family protein, coding for MHAVALLWIVDKEANTQLRPAHLEYLARLHREGRVVMAGPFADGSGGMVIYRVRSMEEARKLVLEDPVISGGARRFTLLEWTPLALESL
- a CDS encoding ATP-binding cassette domain-containing protein; protein product: MLRLVQVQKAFHDTSPDTRPALAGVSLHLTEGEFATLVGSNGAGKTTLLNVVAGSLLPDSGRVVIDGRDVTDWPEYRRSAFIGRVFQDPRAGTAGTLTVEENMVLAMTRGSRRGLALALQASRRREIAAALARLGMGLERRLQTPVNHLSGGQRQALAILMATMHRGTRLLLLDEHTAALDPQAAETVLELTRELVAASRLTTLMVTHNLKHALSLGDRTLLMHQGRIVLDLRGNQRRRMTLQGFMEAFRQACGEAALDDELVLGSTP
- a CDS encoding ABC transporter permease, whose translation is MIGADLVQAVVEQGLLFGIMVLGVFLSFRVLNVPDLTVDGSFPLGGAVAASLIAGGAAPPAATLAAFGAGVLAGACTGLLHARMRIPALLAGILTMTALFSINLRIMGRPNVPLLRMPTLVQYVEKTPVGTQAPALVLFLAVAAGMSGVLYWFLRTEVGLSLRATGDNESMVASAGIEAGSAKTLGLSISNGMVALSGALTAQYQGFADVNMGFGTIVAGLASVILGEAILRPRRLHAALAAAVVGSLAYRASIAGALELGLAPGDLKLATALLVVPALALPALPGSRRMRHLRLPFPLPRRPAWPAAVHHAHPDGRKGPGP
- a CDS encoding ATP-binding protein, with product MYTSPLAAAAARFGHHLKNELALARAALQLAMQHCRDDPGVRYLQRALGAIDSAVRLADVTEVAQLPGAVQMKPVDLVHLSEGLLEVLSPRFEQTGVQAVWAGAPTGGPVRVSGDETLLALALTNVLVNAIEATPPGGRVTVKVAGEGATGSWAELTVQDSGPGFAPELLGRILREPVTTKGPGNTGWGLLIVREIVEGVHGGRVEVGNAPEGGAVCRIHLPRGQEQACAT
- a CDS encoding DMT family transporter, with product MDAARAREPVGSAPLAPSAAPAGPHEPAAAEARSAARFAAGVLLVLSSAVAFGAMPALARVAYAYGATAFTLLAARFAVAWAALAVVSRVAAARGPARSGGTLRRDRVAGLLLGAALYAGTAMGFFAALQFVPASVAALLFYTYPALVAAGSAGIHRYAPGKAQGAAVAAAVAGSALVAGASLRDLDGRGVVLALAAAASYAGYILLSHSVQARLGTSDLARRVSAGALFSSLAAVLIAGDSFTAIRAPGWAAAVTLGLVSTVYAVTAFLAGMARVGPTVASVLSAAEPVTALALAALVLGEHLAPAQAVGAALIVTAVVLVSVPTSGGQRGSRHKEEGMTRAAHSGASAPKT